A DNA window from Phragmites australis chromosome 11, lpPhrAust1.1, whole genome shotgun sequence contains the following coding sequences:
- the LOC133884075 gene encoding uncharacterized protein LOC133884075, with protein MDPRQAWKEYLRELCFSSNDSSDEEDDLFMEGMRAWQADLEESERRPWGGSVRGRKRINRYRLEGHMRLFNDYFADPPMYLDYIFWRRFRMKRDIFLKIVAAAEEKDPWFQQRRNAAGELGLPALQKVTAAFRMLAYDAPADSLDECLRLGESTIIESMRRFVHAVVEAFGDEYI; from the exons ATGGATCCTCGCCAAGCCTGGAAGGAATACCTGAGGGAGCTGTGTTTCTCGTCCAACGACTCgtccgatgaggaagatgattTGTTCATGGAGGGTATGAGAGCCTGGCAAGCCGACCTGGAGGAATCGGAGAGGCGACCATGGGGCGGCTCAGTGCGAGGTCGGAAGCGCATCAACCGTTACCGGCTGGAGGGCCATATGAGGTTGTTCAACGACTACTTTGCGGATCCCCCCATGTACCTCGACTACATATTCTGGCGCAG GTTCCGGATGAAACGCGACATCTTCCTGAAGATTGTTGCGGCGGCAGAAGAGAAGGACCCCTGGTTTCAGCAGAGGAGAAACGCAGCTGGCGAGCTTGGGCTACCCGCATTGCAAAAAGTGACTGCGGCATTTCGTATGCTAGCCTACGATGCACCGGCCGATTCTCTAGATGAGTGCCTTCGTCTAGGGGAGAGCACCATCATTGAGAGCATGCGTCGTTTCGTCCATGCTGTCGTTGAGGCATTTGGCGATGAGTACATTTGA
- the LOC133884073 gene encoding glutathione S-transferase T2-like → MEYADFLRGDNDAITWDDVVPLTQEGLSSTQPPAPVVQSQDAPTEFATASGRGQSYSMKEDLLLVSSWLNISMDPVVGSNQSLGAFWQRIESYFHDNKDFPSTRNKKSLQGRWTFINGMVQKFYGHYARAMHARRSGTTEGETIVEACKMFQAVEHKEFTLLPCWRELRHHPKWQSEVSRKKQKTFGGGEARSPSSTHNVQSSPVAGAPEEAACEGVARARRPTGRTWSKEVARGSTSSNSASAPMKDIFDRQFCLKEKIEKDRAKRFAEMMNVDRQRLRLEEECMQLEKVKDEMRIMNMDLSQMDDDQKEYYKSLRQSIIAARRPSSGSLF, encoded by the exons ATGGAGTATGCAGACTTCCTTCGAGGGGACAATGATGCTATTACATGGGACGATGTAGTACCCCTGACCCAAGAAGGCTTAAGCAGCACACAGCCCCCGGCGCCTGTGGTGCAGAGTCAAGATGCACCGACGGAGTTCGCCACTGCAAGTGGCCGTGGGCAGAGCTACTCCATGAAGGAAGATCTACTGCTTGTATCATCATGGCTAAACATTAGCATGGATCCCGTGGTGGGTTCGAACCAAAGTTTAGGCGCTTTTTGGCAGCGGATCGAGTCTTACTTCCACGACAACAAAGACTTCCCGTCAACTCGCAATAAGAAGTCATTGCAAGGGAGGTGGACATTCATCAATGGCATGGTCCAGAAGTTCTACGGTCACTACGCTCGGGCAATGCATGCTAGACGCAGTGGTACCACGGAGGGGGAGACG ATTGTGGAGGCGTGCAAAATGTTCCAGGCCGTGGAGCATAAAGAGTTCACGTTGCTTCCTTGTTGGCGTGAATTGAGGCACCATCCAAAGTGGCAGTCCGAGGTGTCGCgaaagaagcagaagacgtTCGGCGGAGGTGAAGCTAGGAGCCCTTCTTCCACTCATAACGTGCAATCGTCACCAGTTGCAGGTGCCCCGGAGGAAGCAGCATGCGAAGGCGTGGCAAGAGCTAGACGTCCTACTGGAAGGACCTGGTCCAAAGAAGTGGCTCGAGGTTCAACCTCGTCGAACTCTGCTTCGGCCCCAATGAAGGACATTTTTGACAGGCAATTTTGTTTGAaggaaaaaattgagaaggataGGGCGAAGAGGTTTGCAGAGATGATGAATGTAGACCGGCAGCGCCTTCGGCTAGAGGAGGAGTGCATGCAACTAGAGAAGGTGAAGGATGAGATGAGGATAATGAACATGGATCTTTCGCAAATGGATGATGACCAAAAAGAGTATTACAAAAGTCTTCGCCAGAGTATTATTGCTGCTAGGCGGCCCTCCTCTGGTTCTTTGTTTTGA
- the LOC133884074 gene encoding uncharacterized protein LOC133884074 has product MLGSVDCMHWRWKNCPTAWAGSYTGHVNAPTIILEVVASHDLWIWHAFFGMSGSLNDINVLHRSHLLDDLATGEAPKVNYTINGHHYTMGYYLADGIYPEWATFVKSIPVPVGRKRQHFVVQQAAARKDVECAFGVLQSRFPIVRVATRLWDEETLSSIMTACIIMHNMIIEDEREDEDVEYMYEGAGEDVQPSHDITPPLMALSQRYNAIRSKQYHLHLRDDLVEHLWQLHGGD; this is encoded by the coding sequence atgctAGGAAGTGTTGATTGtatgcattggaggtggaagaactgccCCACGGCGTGGGCAGGGTCTTATACTGGGCATGTCAATGCTCCGACGATCATTCTCGAGGTGGTAGCGTCGCACGACCTGTGGATCTGGCATGCCTTTTTCGGCATGTCTGGTTCGCTGAACGACATCAATGTCCTACACCGGTCGCATCTCCTCGACGACCTTGCCACCGGTGAGGCCCCAAAGGTTAATTACACCATCAATGGTCACCATTACACCATGGGGTACTACCTTGCTGACGGAATTTACCCAGAATGGGCCACGTTTGTGAAGTCCATTCCGGTGCCTGTCGGCAGGAAGCGCCAACACTTCGTCGTACAACAAGCGGCGGCTCGTAAGGATGTGGAGTGCGCCTTCGGAGTCCTCCAGTCGCGGTTTCCCATTGTCAGGGTGGCCACGAGGTTATGGGATGAGGAAACTCTGTCCTCCATCATGACCGCATGCAtaatcatgcacaacatgataatcgaaGACGAGCGTGAAGACGAAGATGTGGAGTACATGTACGAGGGAGCAGGTGAGGACGTCCAGCCTTCTCATGACATCACCCCACCATTGATGGCGTTGAGCCAACGTTACAATGCTATTCGAAGCAAGCAGTACCATCTTCATCTCAGGGATGATCTAGTCGAACATCTGTGGCAGTTACACGGAGGTGACTGA